The following are from one region of the Rhizobium etli 8C-3 genome:
- a CDS encoding site-specific DNA-methyltransferase: MSDISNLILSLTPEDGSTIGNGAMLALLREHMPDLAEDDYIAARDALIDEGVLGSGQGRGGSIFRVTDEPDDDKDDLDEDESDEDDQFELIHTEEAASRQRRAKAGKKVARRADGLVEVLSYRHGETRVNNPEVGMVHAGTDPDGDKTVWAYDPHLDPVLNFDSARAGIEKLIDDALASEDPERMEDALRELKRLQAPYLNWTGKAERLSFEVDTVSLHVHERVDPATILANAAKRLKGKDAPTQWRQPDLFAAPFENLPLRQALDFYHHEKGWSNRLVAGDSLLVMNSLLAKESMRGKVQMIYIDPPYGIKYGSNFQPFTNKRKLSDSDKDEDLNQEPEMIKAFRDTWELGIHSYLTYLRDRLILARELLNDSGAVFVQISDENVHLVRGVLDEIFGVTNFVSQISFSKTGSVTGSHLGKVCDILLFYAKNKDRLKYRTLYEKKPDMDGDYSEDPLKSDGFRSTTTCPYNFMGKSWPCGANEHWKVPIEGLDRAAKAGRIVPKTTSLRLKKFATDFEYKVFHSVWLGFGGASNMQYVVETNTRIVERCILMTTDPGDLVLDITCGSGTTAFTAEKWGRRWITCDTSRIAITLAKQRLMTASFDYYILKYPHEGLKGGFDHETAKRISLGSIGSNTDIDKIFDEDHPKIAAALADLISALAATPPKPLKPSQGVRKGEPVDFAKGDTLHEWEVPLDWPDAWPDTARAPFESFHKARQAMLRRMDQSISDHAEQETLYDKPRIDKSKLRICGPFSVEAVPAPTVLSLDDSLPPQEADETVARSGETSRQALWRDELLKTGVRGKGGAMLRFAEFETLPGLKHIHASGLLAETGERVVVSFGPEHAALEQRQVELALTEAETLRPSPKFILFCAFTFDPEAAKDIAEVNWPGVTLLKAQMNTDLLTEDLKKGRSSNQSFWLMGQPDVDLRKRKDGLWEVQVNGFDYFDPRKGDLVSGGTKQIAMWSLDVDYDNRSLMPHQVFFPIADAKGGWNRLRKTVRAELDEDLLEQFHGTVSLPFEAGENRRIAVKIVDDRGIESLKIMSLEG, from the coding sequence ATGTCCGATATTTCCAATCTAATCCTGTCCCTGACACCCGAAGATGGCTCCACCATTGGCAACGGGGCGATGCTTGCGCTGCTGCGCGAGCACATGCCGGACCTTGCCGAAGACGACTACATCGCCGCGCGCGATGCGCTGATCGATGAGGGCGTGCTGGGGAGTGGCCAGGGACGTGGCGGGTCGATCTTCCGTGTCACGGATGAACCGGACGATGATAAAGACGACCTAGACGAGGATGAGAGTGACGAGGACGACCAGTTCGAACTGATCCACACCGAAGAGGCCGCCTCGCGTCAGCGAAGGGCCAAGGCCGGGAAGAAGGTCGCGCGCAGGGCGGACGGGCTCGTGGAGGTGCTGTCCTACCGCCACGGCGAGACGCGGGTGAACAACCCCGAGGTCGGGATGGTCCATGCCGGTACAGATCCAGATGGCGACAAGACGGTCTGGGCCTATGACCCGCATCTCGACCCGGTGCTGAATTTTGACTCTGCGCGCGCGGGAATCGAGAAGCTGATCGACGACGCGCTGGCCAGCGAAGATCCCGAGCGGATGGAGGACGCGCTGCGGGAACTGAAGCGGCTGCAGGCGCCCTATTTGAACTGGACTGGCAAGGCAGAGCGATTGAGCTTCGAGGTCGATACCGTCTCGCTCCATGTCCATGAACGGGTGGACCCGGCGACGATCCTCGCCAATGCGGCGAAGCGGCTGAAGGGCAAGGATGCGCCGACCCAGTGGCGGCAGCCGGACCTGTTCGCCGCACCGTTCGAGAACCTGCCGCTGCGCCAAGCACTGGATTTCTATCACCATGAAAAGGGCTGGTCGAACCGGCTGGTGGCGGGCGACAGCCTTCTGGTCATGAACTCGCTTCTGGCCAAGGAGAGCATGCGCGGCAAGGTGCAGATGATCTACATCGATCCGCCCTATGGCATCAAATACGGATCAAACTTCCAGCCCTTCACGAACAAAAGAAAGCTGTCAGACTCGGATAAAGATGAGGACCTCAACCAAGAACCCGAGATGATCAAGGCCTTTCGGGACACGTGGGAACTCGGCATCCATTCATACCTCACCTATTTGCGTGACCGCTTAATATTGGCAAGAGAGCTGCTGAACGATAGTGGAGCAGTCTTCGTGCAGATATCTGATGAGAATGTACATTTGGTCAGGGGAGTGCTTGACGAAATATTCGGCGTTACAAATTTTGTCTCGCAGATATCATTCTCGAAAACAGGATCTGTGACTGGCAGCCACCTCGGAAAGGTTTGCGACATCCTGTTGTTTTACGCGAAGAACAAAGATCGCCTGAAGTACCGAACTCTCTATGAAAAAAAGCCGGATATGGATGGCGACTATTCTGAAGACCCGCTGAAATCGGATGGCTTCAGAAGTACGACCACCTGCCCATACAATTTCATGGGAAAGAGCTGGCCGTGCGGCGCGAATGAACATTGGAAGGTGCCGATCGAAGGACTTGATCGCGCGGCTAAAGCTGGGCGGATAGTTCCGAAAACTACGTCGCTTCGTTTGAAGAAATTTGCGACTGATTTCGAATACAAGGTGTTTCACTCAGTTTGGCTTGGGTTTGGTGGCGCATCCAACATGCAATACGTCGTCGAAACCAACACCCGCATTGTAGAGCGCTGCATATTGATGACGACAGATCCAGGTGATCTAGTGTTAGATATTACCTGCGGCTCCGGAACTACGGCGTTTACAGCTGAAAAATGGGGGCGCCGCTGGATCACTTGCGATACCTCACGTATTGCCATCACGCTCGCAAAGCAGCGGCTGATGACTGCCAGCTTTGACTACTACATTCTAAAATACCCGCACGAAGGATTGAAGGGCGGATTTGATCATGAAACTGCAAAGCGCATTAGCCTGGGGTCGATTGGCAGCAATACGGATATCGACAAGATATTTGATGAAGACCATCCCAAAATCGCCGCGGCGCTGGCCGATCTGATCAGTGCGCTGGCCGCCACTCCACCAAAGCCACTCAAGCCCAGCCAAGGCGTGCGCAAGGGTGAGCCAGTAGACTTCGCCAAAGGTGACACCCTGCACGAATGGGAAGTGCCGTTAGACTGGCCCGACGCATGGCCCGATACAGCCCGTGCGCCCTTCGAAAGCTTCCACAAAGCCCGGCAGGCGATGCTGCGCCGCATGGACCAGAGCATAAGTGACCACGCCGAGCAGGAAACGCTTTACGACAAGCCGCGCATCGACAAATCCAAATTGCGCATCTGCGGGCCATTCTCAGTCGAGGCGGTGCCGGCGCCTACCGTCCTGTCGCTGGACGACAGCTTGCCCCCACAAGAGGCCGACGAAACCGTCGCCCGCTCCGGCGAGACGTCGCGCCAAGCGCTCTGGCGCGACGAACTGCTGAAGACCGGCGTGCGTGGCAAGGGCGGCGCCATGCTCCGCTTCGCCGAATTCGAGACGCTGCCGGGGCTGAAACACATACACGCCAGCGGATTGCTGGCCGAGACGGGCGAACGCGTCGTCGTCAGCTTCGGCCCCGAGCACGCGGCGCTGGAGCAGCGGCAGGTGGAACTGGCGCTGACCGAAGCCGAGACCCTGCGCCCGTCGCCGAAATTCATCCTATTCTGCGCCTTCACCTTTGACCCTGAGGCTGCGAAAGACATCGCCGAGGTGAACTGGCCGGGCGTAACGCTGCTCAAGGCGCAGATGAACACCGACCTTTTGACCGAAGACTTGAAGAAGGGCCGCAGTTCCAACCAGTCCTTCTGGCTGATGGGCCAGCCCGATGTGGACCTGCGCAAGCGCAAGGACGGGCTGTGGGAGGTTCAGGTCAACGGTTTCGACTATTTCGATCCGCGCAAGGGCGATCTGGTCTCGGGCGGCACCAAGCAGATCGCCATGTGGTCGCTTGACGTGGATTACGACAACCGATCCTTGATGCCGCATCAGGTGTTCTTCCCGATAGCGGATGCGAAGGGCGGCTGGAACCGCCTGCGCAAAACCGTGAGGGCAGAGCTGGACGAAGACCTGCTGGAGCAGTTCCACGGCACCGTCTCGCTGCCCTTCGAAGCGGGCGAGAACCGACGCATCGCGGTCAAGATCGTGGACGACCGCGGGATCGAGTCGCTCAAGATCATGTCGCTGGAGGGATAA